The following are encoded together in the Salvia hispanica cultivar TCC Black 2014 chromosome 6, UniMelb_Shisp_WGS_1.0, whole genome shotgun sequence genome:
- the LOC125197457 gene encoding probable LRR receptor-like serine/threonine-protein kinase At1g07650 produces the protein MERLSSVVFMSSFCLIFLAIPSLAAALPRQQLIQDEVEALREIGRKLGKRDWDFSRDPCGGEGNRTANDGLGSESFVTCDCSFDHNTTCHVVRMSLDGQNLTGVVPPEFNSLRYLKSLDLSRNFLSGSIPLQWENMSLAELSLMGNRLSGPFPVVITRITTLVNLSLEGNQFYGPIPSEIGRLVNVQRLALSSNAFTGNLPFGLAKMTKLVDLWLSDNNFTGKIPDFISHWKHIERIFMIGCSLQGPIPSSISALTNLTDLRITDLRGEQSPFPLIRNMKSITVLILRNCLIRGEIPEFLGNMATLKTLDLSFNNLTGVIPASFEHLAKVDFMYLTGNRLTGQVPKWILSRNKDVDFSFNNFTLDNSSPTECPRGSVNLVESYSSAATEFGGVQSCLKQGFPCPNTTQQQYYSLHINCGGQETTTNDKTKFEADLEARGATTFYSRENWALSSTGDFMDDAFESDTYIMATNSYSLHNLTGPVSELYSTARVSPLSLTYYGLCLMNGNYTVKLHFAEIVFTNDSTFTSLGRRLFDVYLQENLVLKDFNIAADAGGTGKPIIKTFTAVVKNNTLKIHLYWAGKGTQGIPDRGNYGPLISAISVDPDFRPPVRHKKVNSVMMGGMIAVAVSLLLLVVVILHKKCFIGRKISTYKELRGIDLQTGLFTLRQIKAATGDLDPANKIGEGGFGPVYKGLLSDGTIIAVKQLSSKSKQGTREFVNEIGLITAFQHPNLVKLYGCCVEGNQLMLVYEYLENNSLSRALFGNQTAEKLKLDWPQRMKICLGIAKGLAYLHEESRLKVVHRDIKTSNVLLDKDLNAKISDFGLAKLHEDDHTHISTRIAGTIGYMAPEYAMRGHLTNKADVYSFGVVALEIASGKSNTNYMPKEDCVYLLDLAYVLHERGSVLELVDPELGHDYSSEEATVMLNVALMCTNAAPSLRPTMSEVVSMLEGRSAVRGPISDAELSSGDSKFRAIRKHFWESHSAASHSLTASSGVGSDSFLEKLDSEEHYILQTNGQNNNSSKI, from the exons ATGGAAAGATTATCGAGTGTAGTGTTCATGTCTTCATTTTGCTTGATTTTCCTTGCAATTCCCTCTTTAGCAGCTGCATTGCCAAGACAGCAGCTCATCCAAGATGAAG TGGAAGCGCTGAGAGAGATAGGGAGGAAGTTGGGGAAGAGAGATTGGGATTTCAGCAGGGATCCCTGTGGTGGAGAGGGGAATCGGACTGCCAATGATGGATTAGGCTCTGAGAGTTTCGTCACTTGCGATTGCTCTTTCGATCACAATACTACTTGCCATGTTGTTAGAAT GTCATTGGATGGACAGAATCTAACAGGAGTAGTTCCACCGGAATTTAACAGTCTTCGCTACCTTAAAAGTTT GGATCTTAGTCGCAATTTCCTAAGCGGCTCTATACCTCTTCAGTGGGAAAATATGAGCTTGGCTGAACT GTCTTTAATGGGAAACAGATTGTCTGGTCCATTTCCAGTTGTCATTACCAGAATTACCACTCTCGTAAATCT GAGTCTTGAAGGGAACCAATTTTATGGGCCCATTCCTTCGGAAATTGGACGCTTAGTCAATGTGCAGAGACt TGCTCTATCATCAAATGCATTTACAGGAAACCTACCCTTCGGATTAGCCAAGATGACAAAGTTAGTTGATTT GTGGCTTAGTGACAACAACTTCACAGGAAAGATACCGGATTTTATCAGTCACTGGAAGCATATCGAAAGAAT ATTCATGATAGGTTGCTCCCTTCAGGGACCAATCCCTTCTTCTATTTCTGCTCTTACAAACTTAACTGACTT GAGGATCACTGATTTGAGAGGTGAACAGTCTCCTTTTCCTCTCATAAGAAATATGAAGTCCATCACAGTGCT GATACTGAGAAACTGCTTAATACGGGGTGAGATCCCTGAGTTTCTGGGAAACATGGCAACGTTGAAGACTTT GGACCttagttttaataatttgacCGGGGTTATTCCAGCGTCGTTTGAGCATCTTGCAAAAGTTGATTTTAT GTATTTGACTGGAAATAGACTTACCGGACAAGTTCCTAAGTGGATTTTATCACGAAACAAAGACGT AGACTTTTCTTTTAACAATTTCACATTGGACAACTCTTCGCCGACTGAATGCCCACGAGGGAGTGT AAACCTTGTCGAGAGCTACTCCTCAGCAGCTACTGAGTT TGGTGGAGTTCAATCATGCTTGAAGCAAGGTTTTCCATGCCCGAATACGACACAACAGC AATACTATTCACTACACATTAACTGTGGCGGCCAAGAAACAACTACCAACGATAAGACAAAATTCGAAGCTGATTTAGAAGCCAGAGGTGCAACAACGTTTTATTCGAGGGAGAATTGGGCTCTTAGCAGCACAGGGGATTTCATGGACGACGCTTTTGAATCTGATACGTACATTATGGCCACCAATAGTTATTCTCTGCATAATTTAACCGGCCCTGTATCAGAACTCTATAGCACAGCTCGTGtgtctcctctctctctcacttacTACGGTCTTTGCCTCATGAACGGAAACTACACGGTGAAACTTCACTTTGCTGAAATCGTGTTCACAAATGACAGCACATTTACCAGCCTCGGTAGGAGATTATTTGACGTCTATTTGCAG GAAAACTTGGTATTGAAGGATTTCAACATTGCAGCTGATGCCGGTGGGACTGGAAAACCCATTATAAAGACTTTCACTGCTGTAGTTAAAAACAATACACTGAAGATCCATCTGTACTGGGCCGGAAAAGGAACCCAAGGCATCCCAGACAGAGGAAATTACGGTCCTCTGATATCAGCTATATCAGTAGATCCTG ATTTCAGGCCTCCAGTTCGCCACAAGAAAGTTAACTCGGTTATGATGGGTGGGATGATAGCTGTAGCAGTTTCCCTTCTACTTCTCGTTGTCGTGATCTTGCATAAGAAATGCTTCATTGGAAGAAAAATCTCTACTTATAAAG AGCTTAGAGGCATTGATCTACAAACGGGTCTATTCACGTTAAGACAGATCAAGGCTGCGACTGGGGACCTCGATCCAGCTAACAAGATTGGCGAGGGTGGTTTTGGTCCTGTTTACAAG GGCCTATTATCAGACGGAACCATAATAGCGGTGAAGCAGCTCTCGTCCAAGTCTAAACAGGGAACACGCGAATTTGTCAATGAAATCGGATTGATTACTGCATTTCAGCACCCTAACCTTGTAAAGCTTTATGGATGTTGTGTTGAAGGAAATCAGTTAATGCTAGTGTACGAGTATCTGGAAAATAATAGTCTCTCACGCGCCCTTTTCG GGAATCAAACAGCGGAGAAACTGAAGTTAGACTGGCCGCAGAGAATGAAGATATGCCTCGGCATAGCTAAGGGATTAGCTTACCTTCACGAGGAGTCGAGGCTGAAAGTAGTCCACAGAGACATCAAGACTAGCAACGTTCTACTTGACAAAGATCTCAACGCAAAAATATCCGATTTTGGCCTTGCAAAGCTTCATGAGGATGATCACACACATATTAGTACAAGAATTGCTGGAACTAT AGGGTATATGGCTCCAGAATACGCAATGCGCGGTCACCTGACGAACAAAGCAGACGTGTACAGCTTTGGAGTTGTAGCCTTGGAAATAGCCAGCGGCAAAAGCAACACAAACTACATGCCAAAGGAAGACTGTGTTTATCTTCTTGACTTG GCCTATGTTTTGCACGAGAGAGGTAGCGTGTTGGAGCTCGTTGATCCGGAGTTGGGGCATGACTACTCGTCCGAAGAGGCTACGGTGATGCTGAACGTGGCCCTTATGTGCACGAATGCAGCCCCGAGCCTGAGGCCAACGATGTCTGAGGTGGTGAGTATGCTTGAAGGAAGGAGTGCTGTTCGGGGTCCAATCTCGGATGCCGAGTTGTCGAGTGGCGATTCGAAGTTCCGGGCCATTAGAAAGCACTTCTGGGAGAGCCATAGTGCAGCAAGTCATAGTTTGACAGCAAGTAGTGGTGTGGGTTCTGATTCATTCTTGGAAAAATTAGATAGTGAAGAGCATTATATTCTTCAAACAAATGGGCAGAACAACAATAGTTCaaaaatttga
- the LOC125192399 gene encoding putative F-box protein At2g02030, which yields MNCSGRRKMSAELVADDQCKPFSQHKDDLYLPQELCKDILSRLPIRSILRFKCVYKPWRNLIEGGEFATSYTVKPCLAFNYGMGYGVCDETFQPLLRFNFPRCDKGSRRAVINSANGLLLVRNGCNTILSVCNPMTCECIELPPLMTLMNSEYRNGRGVILGFGVSKLSGQYKIVSISEYSRASRSSYCEIYTLESGGGLWRSITTPAVGSLIPGLGIAAFLNGNLHWMASGSKESGYGGYNSEENLLVCRCFDLETEIFTSFSLPHVDNAGDRDLAFVGRQYGLCVLEDQLCFCGILQANRVDIWCMEDYGDDKSWIKKYAFLQTADILGPVLPLKVLANDDLLFAVHSKNQLFIYSKNAQTVTGGLLKPFLCRSSYVAIYTPNFLSLKAMGIHNVQALSFD from the exons ATGAATTGCAGcggaagaagaaagatgagTGCAGAACTGGTGGCAGATGACCAGTGTAAACCTTTCTCACAGCATaag GATGATCTGTATCTACCGCAAGAATTATGCAAAGATATCCTAAGCAGACTTCCGATCAGAAGTATTTTGAGGTTTAAGTGCGTTTACAAACCATGGCGCAATCTGATAGAAGGGGGTGAGTTTGCGACGTCGTATACTGTGAAACCATGCTTGGCTTTCAATTATGGTATGGGGTACGGAGTGTGTGATGAGACCTTCCAGCCACTTCTCCGATTCAACTTCCCTCGATGCGATAAAGGTTCACGTCGTGCTGTAATTAATTCAGCTAATGGTTTGCTCTTGGTGAGGAATGGATGCAATACTATTCTCTCTGTATGCAATCCAATGACTTGTGAGTGTATCGAGCTTCCTCCTCTGATGACACTTATGAATAGTGAGTATCGTAACGGTAGAGGAGTGATACTCGGATTTGGAGTGAGCAAATTAAGTGGACAATATAAGATTGTATCGATTAGTGAATATTCTAGGGCATCAAGGTCATCCTATTGCGAGATATACACCCTAGAAAGCGGAGGAGGGTTGTGGAGAAGCATCACAACACCAGCAGTAGGTAGCCTTATACCAGGCCTTGGTATTGCTGCATTTTTAAACGGAAATCTTCATTGGATGGCATCTGGTTCCAAGGAATCCGGATATGGGGGATATAATTCTGAGGAGAATCTCTTGGTTTGTCgttgctttgatcttgaaacgGAGATCTTTACTAgtttttctcttcctcatgTTGATAATGCCGGGGACAGAGATTTGGCATTTGTAGGTCGACAATATGGTCTATGTGTATTGGAGGACCAGCTATGCTTCTGCGGTATTTTGCAGGCTAATCGTGTTGATATTTGGTGTATGGAAGACTATGGAGACGACAAATCTTGGATAAAGAAATACGCCTTCCTCCAAACAGCGGATATACTTGGACCTGTTCTCCCGCTCAAAGTTTTGGCAAACGATGATTTGTTGTTCGCAGTGCATTCGAAAAATCAACTATTTATCTACTCCAAAAATGCTCAAACTGTGACAGGTGGTCTTCTTAAACCATTTTTATGTCGTTCTTCCTATGTTGCCATTTATACCCCAAATTTTCTTTCCCTCAAAGCCATGGGCATTCATAATGTTCAAGCATTGAGTTTTGATTAG
- the LOC125192400 gene encoding F-box protein At2g23160-like: MMKEDLFTNLPEEMTREILRRVPIKSLFSCRCVCKSWRDLIEEPEFLSSYSPKPCIASSYKNMYTIYDDEACEPLLRFRMNPPPTVSEKVCHGFEIDSIDGLLLLRDVSTYAYCICNPMTREYIVLPSVAKHSPRGYNYSIHGLGVSKISGQYKILCCRVSRRSYKCYVYTLGGGGSWRIISATTPGLPERHIFNKAVFCNGNLHWLASNSDFEEKQIICCFDLESELLTNFSIPPRVYDSDIKLTYRLCILEGRLCLYPYICGLIDVGIWWMDKYGDENSWVKVYNFHEPRGKNGIISFLKVLENGDLLFAIDYDRLLFIYSKSTKDVMLFSHPLPYPYGQYNITTYTPSFLSLKAMGIQHVQSLDLHRSY, from the coding sequence ATGATGAAGGAAGATTTGTTCACAAATCTGCCGGAAGAGATGACGAGAGAGATCTTGAGAAGAGTCCCGATTAAAAGCCTTTTCAGTTGCAGGTGTGTTTGTAAATCATGGCGCGATTTGATAGAAGAGCCTGAGTTTCTGTCCTCGTATTCTCCGAAACCATGCATCGCTTCCTCTTATAAAAACATGTACACAATCTACGATGACGAGGCCTGCGAGCCACTTCTCCGATTCCGCATGAACCCTCCTCCCACTGTTTCTGAAAAGGTCTGTCATGGttttgaaattgattcaattgatGGTTTGCTTTTGTTAAGGGATGTAAGCACTTATGCTTATTGCATATGCAATCCAATGACTCGGGAATATATCGTGCTTCCTAGTGTGGCTAAGCATAGCCCTAGAGGCTACAACTACTCTATACATGGATTAGGAGTGAGCAAAATAAGTGGGCAGTATAAGATTTTATGTTGCAGAGTATCTCGTAGGTCTTATAAATGTTATGTATACACTCTGGGAGGAGGAGGGTCGTGGAGAATCATCTCCGCAACAACACCAGGCCTCCCTGAACGGCATATTTTTAACAAAGCTGTATTTTGTAACGGAAATCTTCACTGGTTGGCATCTAATTCTGATTTTGAAGAGAAACAAATCATTTgttgctttgatcttgaatCCGAGCTCCTTACCAATTTTTCCATTCCTCCTCGTGTCTATGATAGCGACATAAAGTTAACATATCGATTATGTATTTTGGAGGGCCGACTGTGTTTATACCCTTATATATGTGGCCTTATAGATGTTGGCATTTGGTGGATGGATAAGTATGGAGATGAGAATTCCTGGGTAAAAGTATATAACTTCCACGAACCACGGGGTAAAAATGGAATCATTTCTTTTCTGAAAGTGTTGGAAAATGGTGACTTGTTGTTCGCAATTGATTATGATCGTCTCCTATTCATCTACTCCAAAAgtacaaaagatgtcatgCTATTTAGTCATCCTCTTCCTTATCCTTATGGTCAGTACAATATCACCACTTATACTCCAAGCTTTCTTTCGCTCAAAGCTATGGGGATTCAACATGTTCAGTCACTAGATTTGCATCGTAGCTATTGA